The Paenibacillus pabuli DNA segment ACGAGTGAGCATGCATCCAAGAACGAACCGATATCCTTCTTCTCTTCGCTGATAATATGATTCCATTCGCGTTTCAGCTGACGGAAGCCCTTTGCCACGCTCATCCCGAAGTCGCCGTCCCCTGCATGAGAATCCAGTTCACAGAACGGTACCTCGTTCTTGATGATGATCTCACCCATCTTATCGATCAGGTACACGATATTGTCCAGGGAGAATTGGTTGTTGTTAATCACTGCTGCGGATGCAGGTGTCTCCACTTCGTAGGAAACCGGAGCTTCTTCACCTACAACCGCTTCAAGTGCTTCGGAGTATGCTGCTTGTGAAGCCGGAGGACCGGAAACCTTGAATGCAGGTGTATCACTTTCCTTATATAACAACGACTTGAGCTCATCATCCAGCTTCAGGAGTGTCAGTGATGCGCCAGCCATATCGATGCTGGTCATGTAATTGCCAACAAAAGTGGTAGCGACATGAAGACCCGAATGGCTTGCCAGCTCGCGCTGAACGGAGTTGTTAAGCAGGTACAATTCCTGCAGTGGAGTTGCGCCAAAACCGTTCACAAGAACAGCAATCTCTGCGGATGTGTCGCCATCCAGCTTCATGTCTGCCAGCAGTGCTTCAACCATGCGGCCCGCCAGCTCATCAGCAGAAACAATCTTCTCGCGACGAATACCTGGTTCACCATGGATGCCTACGCCGAACTCCATCTCATCGTCCGCAATTTCGAACGTTGGGGTCCCTTTGGCAGGCACGGTGCAGGACGTAAATCCAAAACCAATGCTGTGTACGTTCTGGGCTGCCTTCTCGGCCACCAACTTCACCTCTGCCAGACTGCGCCCTTCTTCAGCTGCAGCTCCGGCAATTTTATGCACCAGAACCGTTCCGGCTACGCCGCGGCGTCCTACGGTGTACAGACTGTCCTGTACAGCAATGTCGTCCTCAACACGCACATACTGTACGTCGATACCGTCTTCCTCCGCCAGATGGGCAGCATTCTTGAAATTCATCATGTCACCGCTATAGTTCTTGATGATCAAGAGTGTCCCCTTATTGCTGGCCGTTGCCTTAATTGCCTGGTACACCTGAATCTGGGAAGGAGATGCAAATACATCTCCACATACCGCAGCATCCAGCATGCCTTTCCCCACATAACCAGCATGAGCCGGTTCATGGCCACTGCCGCCGCCGCTGATGAGGCTGACTTTGTCTGCATTAATCTCTCTACGTTTGATGACTTTATACTTTTTCAAAAATTCCAGCTCCGGGTGCGCCAGCGCAATCCCGTTGCACATTTCCATCACGACATTTTCAGCTTGATTGATAATTTTCTTCATTACTTTGCCTCCCGGCGAGCTTTGTATTCCCGTCCCATACGGTCAGCCGCTGCAATGGCAGCAGCCACTTCAGGAACAGTGATCGGAAATGGCATGGCGTGAATGGATTCTTCCGGAATACAAGCGATCTCTGCAACTTTCAACAACTCTTCTTGACTAATCGTATCTACACCGATATCCGCCAAGCTTACAGGCAGTCCCACGGCGAGACAGAAGTCCATGACTTCATGCAGCTCTTCGGTTGGTGCATTTTCAAGGACGAGCTGGGCAATCGTACCGAATGATACTTTTTCACCGTGGAAGAAGTGATGTGTACCCTCCAGAACCGTCAATCCGTTGTGAATGGCATGTGCTGCAGCCAGACCGCCACTTTCAAATCCAAGACCGGACAACAGAATGTTCGTCTCAACGATATTTTCCAGCGCTTGAGTTACGACGTTGCTGTCGCTGGCTACTTTTGCTTTCGCCCCGTCCGTCAGCAGCATTTCATAACATAATTTTGCCAGTGCTAGTGCTGCATTCGTACCTACAGCCGATGGAGTATATCCTTCGCGGGAACCCATAGGCAGACTTGCGTTTACACGGGAATACGATTTTGCTGTTGCTCTTGCTTCGAAGTAGGTAGAGAGCGCATCTCCCATACCGGATACGAGAAAACGTGTTGGAGCGTTGGCAATTACGGTTGTATCCACAAGAACGACACTTGGGCTTTGTTTGAAATAAGCGTAGTCGTCAAAAGAACCATCCGGTGTGTACAATACCGCAGAGTGACTTGTTGGTGCATCTGTTGCAGCAATCGTTGGGCAGATGATCAGTGCTTCGCCTTCCGCTACGCATTTGGCTGCATCAATGGCTTTGCCGCCTCCGAGACCGATGGTGCAGGTGCATCCTTTTTCCTTCGCGATCTCTTGTAGACGCGCCACCTCCTCACGGGAACATTCCCCTCTAAAACCGCTTTCAACAAAGGTAATATTGAACTTCTCTGCTGTTGCATCCAGCTTCGTCTTCACGCGTTGTACATCATCCGGATGTGCAATCAACAAGGCGGAATCTCCGAAGGATTTCACAAAGTAACCAAGGTTCAACAATTCATCTTCGCCTTGCACGTATTTCGTTGGACTGATAAATGCTTTTCTCATAAGGGTAAATGCCTCCTAAAGGATAGTTTGTATGAAAGTTAGAGTTAATGCATCAAATTTTAATGATTCACAATTAACCTAAATATATCTCATGGATGCGAGTGATACATTGGACTTTGATAACAAATTATTATAATTTGCAATCGTAATTTTTTGCTTTTTGCTGAAATCATGGTATCTTATTGTCATTGGATCGTTGAATGTTGAATGTTGACATCCTCTTACATTACCCGTTCGCATCTCATTCTAATATGTACAACTTGCTAACTTTTCACGGCTCAGAGCCGGCAATCCGGTTTGTATGGAGGTTCACCCCATGATTAAAGAATATTTGCATATTAATAAAATTCTCGATCTGAATAAATGGAAGCGTCTACAGGATTCACTGGCTAATGTAACCAAACTGGCCATCCTGACCGTCGACTACAAAGGCATTCCGGTGACCAGCCACAGCAGCTGCCAAGCGTTCTGCCAAAATGTACGCAAAGACCCCGAACTGCTTCCCTACTGCCAAAAATGTGATTCTCGCGGCGGCCTGGAAGCGGTTCGGTTGAATGAACCCTATGTTTACTTGTGTCATTTTAATATTATTGATATCGCCATTCCCATCACGATTGATGGGAAATACATTGGGGCCGTACTGGCAGGGCAAGTTAAACTTGCAGATCCCGATAAAGGCACTGATCTGGAACAGATCGTCTCTTCCAAAAACGTGCCTATGCATGAAGCGAAGCTGCAGGAACTCCAGGACGATTATGACCAACTGCCCGTAATGACGTATGAAGAGATCGTCAAAATTTCCAATATGCTGTCCCTGCTCTGCAACTATATCGTAGAGGAAGCTCTCAATAAAAATTTGCTGGTGGAGATGTTCGAGAAGGCTTCCGGGTCTCCGGAATCCGTTAATCTGTCCACGATTCTTCCTGGCTATTCCATTCGTAATATTGAATCCATCAAAAAGGAAATGACCAATGCGATTGCGGATGCGTATCTCAAAAACAGCCCAAGCGATAATGCATGCACCAGCCCGGCGTTACAGCCTGCTTTTGAATATATTCACAGTCACAAGAGTGAACAGGTTACTTTGAAACACATGGCAGATCTATGCCACCTTAGCCCAAGCTATTTCAGCAGACTGTTTGCCAAGGAAACGGGTGAGAATTTCACAACCTATCTGGCCAAGCTCAAAATCAAGTGGGCCAAGCAGTTGCTGGAGGTGACCGACATGCCGATCTCACAGATTAGTGATGAGCTGGGCTTTAACGAATCGGGGTATTTTATTAAAATTTTCAAAAAATTCGAAGAAATTACGCCTGCCCTCTATCGTAAATACATTCAAGAGCAGTCTGTCAAATAACTATTTCATCTGTTCCTGAACCCAGATCGCAGACTCAGCCAGCATCTCCATTAGTCCGTTAAAGTGAGGAGCCACCTCTTGAAATGGATAATCTCCTGCATAATCGTGGATGAGCATTAGTACCTTACCCGTGTTCTGTTCAAGAACAGCAATGCTCCCTTCTCCAAAGCCGCCAATCGGGAACGGGTTCAGCTCTTCAGACAGGTCATATTCTTTCTTATATTCACGGTACGCCTCTACAAATGCAGGGTATGCCCAGTCCAATTCTTTAGTGGAATAAAGAGCAGGATCACCGAAGTTACAGGCGCCATAATATAGCAAAAGATCCCTGTATGCTTCGGGAAGATGAACGTTGTACTTTTTCTCAAAATCAGCTATTGCCTGCTCCGTTTCCGGAGTACAGCTTCTGCCCATTACGGTCTGATACGCCTGATCCAAAAGAGTTCGAATCGGTTCAAGAGCCTTAGATTCCACGAAACATCCTCCTCCATAAGTGAGATAGAGTCTTCCAAATGATCTGGATATGAGCATAGTTACTGACTAGAGGTCCTCTATGTAACTGACTTCTGAGGGTATCAAATCACCATTGTACGCCCTGAATTCAACTTCAATCGTACCTGTATACGTGCCGGGAGAAACTTGCACCGGGATTTCGGCAATCAGCTTGTTGTCCGAAACCCGGCACCTCAGAATACGACCAATACTCGCCTCGTCAAACCACATTCCCGCATCTTCAGCAGGATAAGAATAGACATACTCTTTACCTGCAATGTTCATCGTGTATTCAACCGTTGCCTGGTGTTCCTTGTAGATCGAAGACAACGAATTCTGAGCTTTCGCTATCGGATCCCCGACGTGGATTTCGGTCCAATCTTCTTGTAGCACATGAATGGATGAGCCCCGCGCCCCAGTACCTTTTCCAGTCGTAAGTATAATGATCACTTCGTCCTGACCTTTGCCATCTATATTGGCGGTAACCACTTCCGGGTAATAAGCTGGTTCGCTGATGTTTTCCCATGGAAATAATTTCGTTTGGTTGTTCCATATGACTGTAATTCCGGAGTACATCCCTTGAACAGGTTTGGTTGTTGCGCTTAATGTAATGTCTTGTTGATTTTCTTGGATCTCGGCCAATACAATTCGTTCTTGATTCGGAACAGGAAGAGAACCCGGTAAAGCAATGATTGCTGCACAGATCAGTTTTGGTATGAACCACATGCTTATCATCAAACCTCACTTTGCTATTCATAGGAATTGAGTTTCGCAACTCTCTATTAATAACAGTGCTCAGTTCAATTTAGTTTGCTAAATTAAATCTCATTTCCCTTCTTTGTTTCTGGCCTGGTTGTCATCATCTCCAGCAAGCCACGTAATGCGGCCGATAGATGTTCACTTCGGGGATGTACAAGCCCCACTTCCAATCTACAGTATGGCTCTGGCAAAGATATCACTGAAACTTCTCCTCTTATTTCAGCTTGGATAACGGAAGAACGTGGGAGTAAGGATATCCCCATTCCGGCAGATACACCACTTAGTATCGTGTTCAGTGTTCCAAACTCCATTACATTGAGCTTATGAACACCACAGCTATTTAGATAAGCTTCAGCTTGGGTTCTGTGCGTACACCCGATCTCAAAGAACAACATCGGTTTACCTAATACTTCGGTCATCTGATACAAGCCGGGTTCCGCGATTAGAACCAGTTCCTCATCATACACCTTGATATAGTTCAGTTCAGGATGATCAATTGGCCCATAGACTAAGGCTCCTTGCAATTCATACTGCATGACCCTCTGATTCAGCTCATGGGTCCCTCCTGTGACAAGTGAAGCCTGTACCTCTGGATAACAGGAATGGTATTTAGCCAGGAATGGAGCAAGGAAGCTGGAGGCCGCTGTCTCAATGGAACCTAAACGAAGCTTTCCTGCAGGTTTACTTCCTATTTGAGTCGACAATTCTGCTTCATGCAACAAATCCAGTATTTTATCTGCATACCCGAGCAAATGATCTCCAGCAGGCGTGAGTACCATTCCCCGGTTCGTGCGATGAAAAAGTGGAACTTGAAGTTGACTTTCCAGCTGTTGGATCCGCGTTGTAACATTGGACTGCACATAATTCAGTGCCAATGCTGCTTTACTAATACTTCCCTCTCGAGCAACTGTCCGAAATATTTTTAGATCTCCTGCATCCACGATAATCACCTGCTTACTAGCTATTGTTTTTATTGATACCCACATTCATTTTTGTTCATTTTACGTGAAACCACCCCAACTGTACAATGAGGTTCAATCATGACCTTTAATTACATCAACGGGAGGAATAACATTATGAAAGCTATTATACATTCAGGCCGCAGTGGCCTCGAAGGTATTCAATTTACAGGATCTACAAGTCAAGCACCTGGGTATGGCGAAGTCAAAATCCAGTTAAAATCAGCGGGTCTCAACCACCGCGATCTCTTCATCATGGCAGGTCGCACAACCCATGACGCTCCGCTCATTCCAGGCTCCGATGGGGCTGGTATAATAGTAGAAACTGGCGAAGGAGTAACTCACCCTTCTGTAGGTGATGAAGTCATTATTCATCCAACTCTGGGTTGGAAGTGTGCAGCAGATGTGCCTATTGTGCCCGAGATTGTAGGGGGACCAACGGATGGAACACTTGCACAGTACATTACTATCCCTGCCGAAAATGCATTACCTAAACCCTCTCATCTAACATGGGAAGAAGCAGGGGTGTTACCCTTATCGGCATTGACGGCCTATCGTGCGTTATTCACCCGTGGCGGTCTGCAGCAAGGAGAACATGTTCTAATTCCCGGCATTGGCGGTGGTGTAGCGACCTGTGCCCTTCTCATGGCGGTATCAGCCGGAGCCAAGGTAACGGTAACCTCAAGGAGCGAATTTAAGCGACAAGAAGCTATTCAATTGGGAGCTGTACAAGCATTCGGAAGTCATGAGGATTGGAGTCAGCATAACGAACTTGACCCTGTGGATCTGATTTTAGATAGCATCGGACAGGCACTATTTCCCCAATATTTTAATATGATCCGGCCCGGTGGCCGGATCGTGATGTATGGCGCAAGCTCTGGAGATGATCTGACTATTCCGATTCGATCCATCTTCTTCCCTCAAGTTAGCCTAATCGGCACTTCCATGGGAAGCCATGAAGAGTTTGTCCAGATGCTGCAATGGGTAGAAGATCATAATATCCATCCTGTAATCGATAGTGTGCATCCGATACAGGATACAGCGAAGGCATTTGAACGTATGGAAAAGGGAGAGCAGTTTGGCAATCTTGCTATACGGATCGAGTGATTACTTACATTATGAATGATTCAGGAGGTTTTGTTATGTCCGACCATGGACAATTGGTAGAACGGGTTCGCAAGCTGATGAATGCCGAAGGAACTGAAGCGGAACTGGATGATATGCTGACCGAGCTGCAGCTGCAGTTGCCTTATGCGGAGATCAGTAATCTGATTTTCTGGGATGATCGGGACCTGACCCCCGAACAGATTGTGGAAGAAGCACTGGCTGCTCGTCCCATCCAGCTTCCACCCCAATCCTAGCTTCATTCAGGAGGTGAACGATTGACTATGTCTGATATCAAATACAACAACATTAACGACAATGAACAGCCTGATTTTGACGAAGTCAGCGGAGAAGAACAGTTACATTCTCTCCGTAATCTGGTCGAGTTAACAGATCATCATCTTACTCGGCAAGTTCTCGCTATCGGCATGAATGCTCACGAAGAAGATCTGGTACGCATCGAAGCCTGGCGCGCCCTTGGGTTGGCAAGCTCCTCTGGGCTGCTGGATGGCATCCTACATGCTGCCGCGCAGCTTGTTCGTGATTCGGA contains these protein-coding regions:
- a CDS encoding LysR family transcriptional regulator; its protein translation is MDAGDLKIFRTVAREGSISKAALALNYVQSNVTTRIQQLESQLQVPLFHRTNRGMVLTPAGDHLLGYADKILDLLHEAELSTQIGSKPAGKLRLGSIETAASSFLAPFLAKYHSCYPEVQASLVTGGTHELNQRVMQYELQGALVYGPIDHPELNYIKVYDEELVLIAEPGLYQMTEVLGKPMLFFEIGCTHRTQAEAYLNSCGVHKLNVMEFGTLNTILSGVSAGMGISLLPRSSVIQAEIRGEVSVISLPEPYCRLEVGLVHPRSEHLSAALRGLLEMMTTRPETKKGNEI
- a CDS encoding PocR ligand-binding domain-containing protein, which codes for MIKEYLHINKILDLNKWKRLQDSLANVTKLAILTVDYKGIPVTSHSSCQAFCQNVRKDPELLPYCQKCDSRGGLEAVRLNEPYVYLCHFNIIDIAIPITIDGKYIGAVLAGQVKLADPDKGTDLEQIVSSKNVPMHEAKLQELQDDYDQLPVMTYEEIVKISNMLSLLCNYIVEEALNKNLLVEMFEKASGSPESVNLSTILPGYSIRNIESIKKEMTNAIADAYLKNSPSDNACTSPALQPAFEYIHSHKSEQVTLKHMADLCHLSPSYFSRLFAKETGENFTTYLAKLKIKWAKQLLEVTDMPISQISDELGFNESGYFIKIFKKFEEITPALYRKYIQEQSVK
- the dhaK gene encoding dihydroxyacetone kinase subunit DhaK, encoding MKKIINQAENVVMEMCNGIALAHPELEFLKKYKVIKRREINADKVSLISGGGSGHEPAHAGYVGKGMLDAAVCGDVFASPSQIQVYQAIKATASNKGTLLIIKNYSGDMMNFKNAAHLAEEDGIDVQYVRVEDDIAVQDSLYTVGRRGVAGTVLVHKIAGAAAEEGRSLAEVKLVAEKAAQNVHSIGFGFTSCTVPAKGTPTFEIADDEMEFGVGIHGEPGIRREKIVSADELAGRMVEALLADMKLDGDTSAEIAVLVNGFGATPLQELYLLNNSVQRELASHSGLHVATTFVGNYMTSIDMAGASLTLLKLDDELKSLLYKESDTPAFKVSGPPASQAAYSEALEAVVGEEAPVSYEVETPASAAVINNNQFSLDNIVYLIDKMGEIIIKNEVPFCELDSHAGDGDFGMSVAKGFRQLKREWNHIISEEKKDIGSFLDACSLVIMEYCGGASGPIWGSAFRAAGKAVGDKQQLTVSEFAEMMQAAVQGIQSTGERSFGRGAVVGDKTLIDALVPCADSWTQSANAGDDFKTAFAKGAQAAVEGAKKTEDIVARMGRAGTVGDRSLGYPDAGAYALGVIFTELSESMK
- a CDS encoding glycerol dehydrogenase; translated protein: MRKAFISPTKYVQGEDELLNLGYFVKSFGDSALLIAHPDDVQRVKTKLDATAEKFNITFVESGFRGECSREEVARLQEIAKEKGCTCTIGLGGGKAIDAAKCVAEGEALIICPTIAATDAPTSHSAVLYTPDGSFDDYAYFKQSPSVVLVDTTVIANAPTRFLVSGMGDALSTYFEARATAKSYSRVNASLPMGSREGYTPSAVGTNAALALAKLCYEMLLTDGAKAKVASDSNVVTQALENIVETNILLSGLGFESGGLAAAHAIHNGLTVLEGTHHFFHGEKVSFGTIAQLVLENAPTEELHEVMDFCLAVGLPVSLADIGVDTISQEELLKVAEIACIPEESIHAMPFPITVPEVAAAIAAADRMGREYKARREAK
- a CDS encoding zinc-binding dehydrogenase; the encoded protein is MKAIIHSGRSGLEGIQFTGSTSQAPGYGEVKIQLKSAGLNHRDLFIMAGRTTHDAPLIPGSDGAGIIVETGEGVTHPSVGDEVIIHPTLGWKCAADVPIVPEIVGGPTDGTLAQYITIPAENALPKPSHLTWEEAGVLPLSALTAYRALFTRGGLQQGEHVLIPGIGGGVATCALLMAVSAGAKVTVTSRSEFKRQEAIQLGAVQAFGSHEDWSQHNELDPVDLILDSIGQALFPQYFNMIRPGGRIVMYGASSGDDLTIPIRSIFFPQVSLIGTSMGSHEEFVQMLQWVEDHNIHPVIDSVHPIQDTAKAFERMEKGEQFGNLAIRIE
- a CDS encoding SMI1/KNR4 family protein, with the translated sequence MESKALEPIRTLLDQAYQTVMGRSCTPETEQAIADFEKKYNVHLPEAYRDLLLYYGACNFGDPALYSTKELDWAYPAFVEAYREYKKEYDLSEELNPFPIGGFGEGSIAVLEQNTGKVLMLIHDYAGDYPFQEVAPHFNGLMEMLAESAIWVQEQMK